The Halonatronomonas betaini genome includes a region encoding these proteins:
- a CDS encoding LptA/OstA family protein: MMNLMDYKKTGFIAIIVIVAGLVLMAGPVEAVREISGDELEITALEDDEYIFEARGNAHLKIDELEVTGDLGEFHSLEQEARFFDNVVVTGPDLNIEADELIYELIGERAFMTGRPRVQYAELDASSDEVEYLMAEEMVYLRGNVEGRRGQQEFSSDEVEVNLAEDKIKLSGQARMQLPEGEIDEGDLE; encoded by the coding sequence ATGATGAACTTGATGGATTATAAAAAAACAGGATTTATTGCGATTATAGTGATAGTTGCCGGGTTGGTACTCATGGCAGGACCGGTTGAAGCTGTAAGAGAAATTTCCGGTGATGAGCTTGAGATAACTGCTCTTGAGGATGATGAATATATCTTTGAGGCCAGAGGTAATGCTCATTTGAAGATTGATGAGCTGGAAGTTACCGGGGATTTAGGAGAGTTTCATAGCCTGGAGCAGGAGGCCAGATTTTTTGATAATGTTGTTGTGACTGGACCGGATTTAAATATTGAGGCAGATGAATTAATCTATGAACTGATAGGAGAGAGGGCATTTATGACTGGGCGACCCAGGGTGCAGTATGCTGAACTTGATGCATCATCTGATGAGGTTGAATACTTGATGGCTGAAGAGATGGTTTATTTGCGGGGCAATGTTGAAGGCCGCCGGGGCCAGCAGGAGTTTTCCAGTGATGAGGTTGAGGTCAATCTTGCTGAAGATAAGATTAAACTTTCTGGCCAGGCCAGAATGCAGTTGCCTGAAGGTGAGATTGATGAAGGTGACCTTGAATGA
- a CDS encoding LptA/OstA family protein, whose translation MKKSYDIIKLGSILLFVLMLVLTLSQAAAANVQIRAGRLDYQADWIDLEDGVTIFWEEYEIVSDRGEIDRPESITYLYDNVEVAFERGFINSDNLVIYMNEDELVFTDNVFLDYRRGQAEDDEDEGEERLELSSERLVYNTEAGTFDFEDDIEIRQAGRTIRAGAGTYNEAEDVFYFRSGVEIVEDDGDRITSETARLDLSEGDLFTAEGNVEIELQM comes from the coding sequence ATGAAAAAGAGTTATGATATTATTAAGTTGGGGTCAATTTTACTCTTCGTCCTGATGTTAGTTCTGACTTTATCTCAGGCAGCAGCTGCTAATGTTCAAATTCGGGCAGGCAGATTGGATTATCAGGCAGATTGGATAGATTTAGAAGACGGTGTTACAATCTTCTGGGAGGAATATGAGATTGTCTCTGACCGGGGAGAGATTGATAGACCGGAATCGATCACTTATTTATATGATAATGTCGAGGTGGCTTTTGAGCGAGGCTTTATAAATTCAGATAATTTAGTTATTTATATGAATGAGGATGAGTTGGTTTTTACTGATAATGTGTTTTTGGATTATAGAAGAGGACAGGCTGAAGATGATGAAGATGAGGGTGAAGAAAGACTGGAATTGTCCAGTGAAAGGCTAGTTTATAATACTGAGGCGGGGACCTTTGATTTTGAAGATGATATTGAAATTAGACAGGCTGGAAGAACAATTAGAGCTGGTGCTGGAACTTATAATGAAGCTGAAGATGTTTTTTATTTCCGGTCAGGGGTGGAGATAGTTGAAGATGATGGCGATAGAATAACAAGTGAAACAGCCAGACTTGATTTAAGTGAAGGCGATCTCTTTACTGCTGAAGGAAATGTTGAAATAGAGCTTCAAATGTAA
- a CDS encoding DUF3084 domain-containing protein — protein sequence MYAFGLILLLILLSGLVAYLGDQIGMKLGKKRISLFGLRPRYSSIIITVITGMMIAGISIVILLTAYSGLRQALFNINEVLERLNELDNRLAERTLELEELQAQRDELRDELEEVRIEFDEAEANLVEAQEDIADLEAEREQLRAERDELLAEQDELMAERDELVAERDELLTERDELDEMVENLRAQRDELDEQLEELNMELTEVNEQLEDAREQVLYFMDEDIVFRRGEIVYSEVIEGGRSENEILTDLNEFLSQANQVAQQREVQVDEETGMALHLQTEDILHAAQMLYNVEEGERLIISLAARVNVPRYDSLRADIYINRNFVVYRENEEISSAVIDADAGTNRIDNQLRELLAEVNREASLRGMLQDIDGSVGSLDFMNFYQIVNEIQAYSGEVEVSVRAAEEIWRHDRLSDNLEFEFREIESDEVDEETLDIESDEVETDEDEFDE from the coding sequence ATGTATGCATTTGGATTAATCCTGTTACTAATATTATTATCAGGCCTGGTCGCTTATCTTGGTGATCAGATAGGTATGAAACTGGGTAAAAAGAGAATATCGCTCTTTGGACTCCGTCCGAGATATTCATCTATAATCATTACTGTGATTACAGGTATGATGATTGCTGGAATTTCAATTGTTATTTTATTGACTGCTTATTCAGGATTGCGGCAGGCATTATTTAATATAAATGAAGTGCTGGAGCGATTAAATGAGCTGGATAATCGCCTGGCTGAAAGGACTTTAGAACTTGAGGAACTTCAGGCCCAGCGAGATGAGCTCCGGGATGAACTGGAGGAAGTTAGGATTGAGTTTGATGAAGCTGAGGCCAATCTGGTAGAAGCCCAGGAGGATATTGCTGATCTGGAAGCTGAACGGGAACAGCTTAGAGCTGAAAGAGATGAGCTTTTAGCGGAGCAAGATGAATTGATGGCTGAAAGAGATGAACTTGTTGCTGAACGGGACGAACTCCTGACTGAAAGAGATGAGCTCGATGAGATGGTCGAGAATTTGAGAGCTCAACGGGATGAGCTGGATGAACAGCTTGAAGAATTAAATATGGAATTGACTGAAGTTAATGAACAGTTAGAGGATGCCAGGGAGCAGGTTCTTTACTTTATGGATGAAGATATTGTCTTTAGAAGAGGCGAGATCGTTTATTCTGAGGTAATTGAAGGTGGTCGGAGTGAGAATGAGATATTAACTGATTTAAATGAGTTTCTCTCCCAGGCCAATCAGGTTGCCCAGCAGCGTGAGGTGCAGGTCGATGAGGAGACTGGAATGGCCCTGCATTTACAGACTGAGGATATACTCCATGCAGCCCAGATGCTGTATAATGTAGAAGAAGGCGAGAGGCTAATAATTAGCCTGGCTGCCAGGGTTAATGTGCCCAGGTATGATAGTTTAAGGGCTGATATCTATATAAATAGGAATTTTGTTGTTTATCGTGAAAATGAAGAGATTAGTTCGGCTGTGATTGATGCTGATGCTGGAACTAACCGGATTGATAATCAGTTAAGGGAGCTCCTGGCTGAAGTTAATCGGGAGGCCTCCTTAAGAGGTATGCTCCAGGATATTGATGGTTCTGTTGGCAGCCTTGACTTTATGAATTTTTATCAGATAGTCAATGAGATTCAGGCTTATTCTGGTGAAGTTGAGGTTAGTGTTCGGGCTGCCGAGGAGATCTGGCGTCATGACAGACTCTCTGATAATCTGGAATTTGAGTTTAGAGAAATAGAGAGCGATGAGGTTGATGAGGAGACTTTAGATATTGAAAGTGATGAAGTAGAGACTGATGAGGATGAATTTGATGAGTAG
- the fabZ gene encoding 3-hydroxyacyl-ACP dehydratase FabZ, translating into MEFNIEEIQEFLPHRYPLLLIDRVLEMEEGKSIKAIKNVTINEEFFQGHFPGHPIMPGVLIVEAMAQAGGVLLYKSGTGEKGSISYFAAIKEAKFRKPVVPGDTLLLECEVLRMRRSLSKIKAKATVDGQVAAEAELTFATRK; encoded by the coding sequence ATGGAGTTTAATATTGAAGAAATTCAGGAATTTTTACCCCACCGCTATCCCTTATTATTAATAGATAGAGTTCTGGAGATGGAAGAGGGTAAATCAATTAAAGCTATTAAGAATGTCACAATAAATGAGGAGTTTTTTCAGGGCCATTTTCCTGGCCATCCAATTATGCCAGGGGTTTTAATCGTTGAAGCCATGGCTCAAGCCGGTGGAGTTCTGCTTTATAAGAGTGGCACCGGGGAGAAGGGTTCGATATCATACTTTGCAGCAATTAAAGAAGCTAAATTTAGAAAACCAGTTGTGCCTGGGGATACTTTATTGTTAGAATGTGAAGTTTTAAGAATGAGGAGATCCTTAAGTAAGATAAAGGCTAAAGCTACTGTTGATGGCCAGGTGGCAGCTGAAGCAGAGTTAACCTTTGCTACCAGGAAATAG
- a CDS encoding LpxI family protein: MAGNKRTGLIAGGGSLPEIWLEAARLKGVEVYAYRLKEEEPLALESANQVQDVSLANLGDILNRLKEDNVEQVIFLGKVHKEHLYQDLEPDSELEEMLESLDDYMDMTILEAINQRFEEEGFDVLPQSSYVERLLPEAGLLAGPEPSEDLRMSMKQALQLAKELAEFDIGQTLLYKAGQVIAVEALEGTDETIARAGELAGEDGDLILAKAARPDQDFRSDIPAIGAETLRNLAEAGGQAVIIEAEKVFMLEEEEIIKLADELGITVMAG, encoded by the coding sequence ATGGCAGGAAATAAGAGGACTGGACTGATCGCTGGCGGGGGCAGTTTGCCTGAAATCTGGCTGGAAGCTGCCAGGTTAAAGGGAGTTGAAGTTTATGCGTATCGCTTAAAGGAGGAAGAACCTCTTGCTCTTGAATCAGCCAATCAGGTCCAGGATGTAAGTCTGGCAAATTTAGGTGATATTTTAAATAGATTAAAAGAAGATAATGTTGAACAGGTAATATTTTTAGGTAAGGTGCATAAGGAGCATTTATACCAGGACCTTGAGCCAGATTCTGAACTGGAAGAAATGCTTGAGAGCCTTGATGATTACATGGATATGACTATTCTTGAGGCGATCAATCAGCGGTTTGAAGAAGAGGGCTTTGATGTATTGCCCCAATCAAGTTATGTTGAGAGGTTGTTACCTGAAGCCGGTCTGCTGGCAGGACCTGAACCGTCTGAAGATTTGAGAATGTCAATGAAGCAGGCATTACAGCTGGCTAAAGAACTGGCTGAGTTTGATATTGGACAGACTCTGCTTTATAAAGCAGGTCAGGTTATTGCAGTTGAGGCTTTAGAAGGCACTGATGAGACGATTGCCAGGGCAGGAGAACTGGCCGGTGAAGATGGCGATCTGATTCTGGCTAAAGCAGCCAGACCTGATCAGGATTTCAGGTCTGATATTCCAGCAATTGGGGCTGAAACTTTGCGGAATTTAGCTGAGGCCGGTGGCCAGGCAGTAATTATAGAGGCTGAAAAGGTATTTATGCTGGAAGAGGAAGAAATTATTAAGCTTGCTGATGAACTGGGAATAACGGTGATGGCAGGTTAA
- the lpxC gene encoding UDP-3-O-acyl-N-acetylglucosamine deacetylase: MLYQSGKEQTIKKPGSLVGTGLHSGERCQVTVKPGRAGQGIIFKRIDLPGKPEIRARAEAISSDRRATSLGRNDQLIVGTVEHLLAAAAGLRLDNLVIEIDGPELPAGDGSGWIYYKLFMESRIVEIERPRHVYWLKEPVILNARGSKLIALPLAGDIFEINPIFEYYLDYGENPPGKAAAAFEIGGDDFDQIISARTFALADEVESLKAAGLAKGGTIDNAVIYGKNGPDKDLRIAEEPAYHKLIDLIGDLYLAGPVIARFIGIRSGHNLNQEMARILRRFIDGV; encoded by the coding sequence ATGCTATATCAATCAGGTAAGGAACAGACAATTAAAAAGCCAGGAAGCCTGGTAGGGACAGGTCTCCATAGCGGGGAACGCTGTCAGGTTACTGTTAAACCTGGGAGAGCCGGTCAGGGAATTATCTTTAAAAGAATTGATCTTCCTGGGAAACCTGAGATTAGAGCCAGGGCTGAGGCGATTAGTTCTGATAGGAGGGCAACATCTTTAGGTAGAAATGATCAGCTTATTGTCGGTACTGTTGAGCATTTACTTGCTGCAGCTGCAGGGCTTAGGCTGGATAATCTAGTTATAGAGATAGATGGTCCAGAGCTGCCAGCAGGTGATGGCAGTGGCTGGATATATTATAAACTTTTTATGGAGTCCAGGATTGTTGAAATTGAAAGGCCAAGACATGTATACTGGTTGAAAGAGCCAGTAATTTTAAATGCCAGGGGTTCAAAATTAATTGCTCTGCCTCTGGCTGGAGATATTTTTGAAATAAACCCAATTTTTGAATATTATCTTGATTACGGGGAAAATCCCCCTGGTAAAGCAGCAGCAGCCTTTGAAATAGGTGGAGATGATTTTGATCAGATAATCTCTGCCAGAACATTTGCTTTAGCTGATGAGGTTGAGTCATTAAAGGCTGCCGGCTTAGCCAAAGGTGGAACTATAGATAATGCAGTAATTTATGGGAAAAATGGGCCAGATAAAGATCTAAGAATTGCTGAGGAACCAGCATATCATAAGTTAATTGATCTGATTGGAGATCTATATTTAGCAGGCCCGGTTATTGCAAGGTTTATTGGAATTAGAAGTGGTCATAATTTGAATCAGGAGATGGCCAGAATATTGAGGAGGTTTATCGATGGAGTTTAA
- the lpxB gene encoding lipid-A-disaccharide synthase, with translation MADKEILVITGETSGDMHAAKVVARIKELTSGVKFSGLGGRELDYLKLENLLPSEEIKTGSHGFASGITGLFSHIKLAHKITDLVADRDIAVCFLVDYSGFNMYLGRRLRKKLDLPVIHYFPPTAWIWGRWRAKWLASAGVKVAATFPKEADVYREAGAEVKYVGHPLLDEIPESRDQADAREELAELIKLAGRRELQLGERLLAIMPGSRPKEVETHLGPMLAAADQLAHDFALRPVIPVARGIDIEQVEEKIENHRINPVLLSGYSRELLAAADLALVVSGTAVLEAALLGTPQLLIYRADKLTAFLGKYLIGPEYIGLPNILTDQELVPEILQDDVDGAEIAKRAVPYLTDPKVIRKQVEGYNQLRELLGEPGAIDRTARFLLEEAGIFNGE, from the coding sequence ATGGCTGATAAAGAGATACTGGTTATAACAGGGGAAACATCTGGTGATATGCATGCTGCTAAAGTTGTAGCCAGAATAAAAGAGCTGACATCAGGGGTCAAATTTTCTGGCCTTGGTGGCAGGGAACTTGATTATCTAAAGCTTGAGAATCTACTTCCTTCTGAAGAGATTAAGACTGGTAGCCATGGTTTTGCCTCAGGTATTACTGGGTTATTTAGTCATATTAAACTGGCCCATAAAATAACAGACCTGGTGGCAGACAGAGATATAGCGGTCTGCTTTTTAGTTGATTACTCAGGTTTTAATATGTATTTAGGCAGGCGGTTAAGGAAGAAACTTGATCTGCCTGTGATTCATTACTTTCCTCCTACTGCCTGGATCTGGGGGCGCTGGCGAGCAAAATGGCTGGCCAGCGCCGGGGTGAAGGTTGCAGCAACTTTCCCGAAAGAAGCTGATGTTTACAGGGAGGCCGGGGCTGAAGTTAAGTATGTGGGCCATCCTCTTTTAGATGAGATACCTGAATCCAGGGATCAGGCTGATGCCAGGGAGGAGCTGGCTGAACTGATCAAACTGGCTGGCAGACGAGAACTTCAGTTAGGTGAGAGGCTACTGGCGATAATGCCAGGGAGCCGACCAAAGGAAGTTGAGACCCACCTGGGACCGATGTTAGCTGCTGCTGATCAGCTGGCCCATGACTTTGCTTTAAGGCCAGTGATCCCTGTGGCCAGAGGAATAGATATTGAACAGGTGGAAGAAAAGATTGAAAATCACAGAATAAATCCGGTACTTTTATCAGGTTATAGCCGGGAACTGCTGGCTGCTGCTGATCTGGCTTTAGTAGTTTCTGGGACAGCTGTTTTAGAGGCTGCTTTATTGGGAACGCCGCAGCTTTTAATCTATAGAGCTGATAAATTAACTGCTTTTTTAGGAAAATATCTGATTGGACCTGAATATATTGGTCTGCCGAATATTTTAACTGATCAGGAACTGGTGCCGGAAATTCTACAGGATGATGTTGATGGTGCTGAAATTGCAAAGAGGGCAGTGCCTTATCTGACTGATCCGAAGGTGATTAGAAAGCAGGTAGAAGGTTATAATCAGTTGCGAGAATTATTAGGAGAGCCTGGGGCTATTGATAGGACGGCCAGGTTTTTATTAGAAGAGGCCGGGATATTTAATGGAGAATAA
- the lptB gene encoding LPS export ABC transporter ATP-binding protein → MSLAGKGLTKEYNKIKVVDNVDIEVNRGEIVGLLGPNGAGKTTTFYMIVGMIEPNGGQVFLDDENITELQMYKRARKGVGYLAQDASVFRKLNVKDNLLAILEGQDLSKEEQDKKAEDLMDELGISHLRDRKAFQLSGGERRRVEIARSLTTDPSFILLDEPFSGVDPIAVNDIQDIIKFLKEKGLGVLITDHSVRETLSITDRAYIMHEGEILLSGNSEEVADSKIAREFYLGEKFRL, encoded by the coding sequence ATGAGTTTAGCTGGCAAAGGCTTAACTAAAGAATATAATAAGATAAAAGTTGTTGACAATGTTGATATAGAGGTTAACCGTGGCGAGATTGTCGGGCTTTTAGGGCCTAATGGTGCCGGCAAGACAACAACCTTTTATATGATTGTCGGGATGATTGAGCCTAATGGTGGCCAGGTTTTTTTAGATGATGAAAATATTACAGAGCTGCAGATGTATAAACGGGCCAGAAAAGGAGTCGGTTATCTGGCCCAGGATGCCTCGGTTTTCAGGAAGCTTAATGTAAAGGATAATCTTTTAGCCATTCTTGAGGGCCAGGATTTATCAAAGGAAGAACAGGATAAGAAGGCTGAAGATTTAATGGATGAGCTTGGAATTAGTCATTTAAGGGATAGGAAGGCCTTTCAGCTTTCTGGCGGTGAGCGCCGGAGGGTTGAGATTGCAAGGTCTTTAACGACTGATCCTTCATTTATTCTTTTGGATGAGCCCTTTTCCGGGGTTGATCCGATAGCTGTTAATGATATCCAGGATATTATCAAGTTTTTAAAGGAAAAAGGCCTGGGAGTATTGATAACTGATCACAGTGTAAGGGAGACTTTATCGATTACTGATAGGGCCTATATTATGCACGAGGGTGAGATTTTATTATCCGGTAATTCGGAGGAAGTTGCTGATAGCAAGATAGCCAGGGAGTTTTATCTCGGGGAGAAATTCAGGCTATAA
- the lptC gene encoding LPS export ABC transporter periplasmic protein LptC, giving the protein MENKNFLIFFVIMVLAIGMLAGCENGEVEETEEPVAEEEVDDRLDEPGQEIRSGRLNLYSDDDETRWRLESDLIRQLERTGELELEPVDVEAFLADGDDFSEIVAYWLESDAGLYREGDGILELIGSARLESDRYIFISENIVWDQATNMISSEGETEIRTDNFTARGGSFDATGDLETLIIYRSDDNQARVTWEAGEDDELDGL; this is encoded by the coding sequence ATGGAGAATAAAAATTTTTTAATATTTTTTGTTATAATGGTATTAGCTATTGGCATGCTTGCTGGCTGTGAGAATGGAGAAGTTGAGGAAACTGAGGAGCCAGTGGCAGAAGAAGAGGTTGACGATAGACTGGATGAACCTGGCCAGGAGATCCGTTCTGGTAGATTGAATCTCTATAGTGACGATGATGAGACTAGATGGAGGCTGGAATCTGATCTGATCAGACAGCTTGAAAGAACCGGTGAGCTTGAACTGGAACCAGTTGATGTTGAGGCTTTTCTGGCTGATGGTGATGATTTTTCTGAGATTGTTGCTTACTGGCTTGAAAGTGATGCCGGTCTTTATAGAGAAGGAGATGGGATTCTGGAGTTGATTGGTTCAGCCAGGCTTGAGAGCGATCGCTATATATTTATTTCTGAAAATATTGTCTGGGATCAGGCGACAAATATGATTTCATCTGAAGGCGAGACTGAAATAAGAACAGATAATTTTACAGCCCGGGGTGGCAGTTTTGATGCTACAGGCGATTTAGAGACTCTGATAATTTATCGGAGTGACGATAATCAGGCCCGGGTAACCTGGGAGGCAGGAGAAGATGATGAACTTGATGGATTATAA
- the lpxD gene encoding UDP-3-O-(3-hydroxymyristoyl)glucosamine N-acyltransferase, with product MKESQSNQVSKFQFKASELAELIDGTLKADPELEINGYRGAGSVSAKQLTYAESDEYLEAAMKNSAGLVLVTADLYQDEIPAIIVDNPKLAYARLARQFPDKRYYKPGIADSAIIGAGFESGEDISIHPGAIIGDNVFIGDRVRIAAGVIIGDNCELGDDILLHPGVKIMAETWIGDRVEIQAGAVIGSDGYGYVSDAGKHYKMPQLGQVVIEDDVEIGALTAIDRAANEKTVIGQGTKIDNLVQIGHNVEAGRDNLIVSQTGIGGSTKLGARVTLAGQAGIEDHIRIADDVTVTGKAKVSKDIKESGFYSGIPAREHREYLKEAAGIRRINKLKKEISDIKGELEEIKNYLKEED from the coding sequence ATGAAGGAGAGCCAGTCGAACCAGGTGAGTAAATTTCAGTTTAAGGCCAGTGAGCTGGCAGAATTAATTGATGGAACTCTAAAGGCAGATCCTGAGCTGGAGATAAATGGCTATCGCGGGGCTGGTTCTGTAAGTGCCAAGCAATTGACCTATGCTGAATCAGATGAATACCTGGAAGCTGCCATGAAAAACTCTGCAGGGCTGGTTTTAGTGACTGCTGATTTATATCAGGATGAAATTCCTGCCATTATAGTTGATAACCCCAAACTTGCCTATGCCAGGTTGGCCAGGCAGTTTCCAGATAAGAGATATTATAAACCTGGAATTGCTGATTCGGCCATAATAGGAGCCGGTTTTGAATCTGGTGAGGATATCTCAATCCATCCAGGAGCTATAATCGGCGATAATGTTTTTATTGGTGACAGGGTTAGAATTGCTGCTGGCGTTATTATTGGTGATAATTGTGAATTAGGTGATGATATTCTGCTCCATCCTGGTGTTAAGATAATGGCTGAAACCTGGATTGGAGACAGGGTTGAGATACAGGCTGGTGCAGTTATAGGCTCTGATGGCTATGGCTATGTAAGTGATGCTGGCAAGCATTATAAGATGCCCCAGTTAGGCCAGGTTGTCATTGAAGATGATGTTGAGATCGGGGCCTTAACTGCAATTGACCGGGCTGCAAATGAGAAGACAGTTATCGGTCAGGGCACTAAAATAGATAATCTGGTTCAGATTGGCCATAATGTAGAGGCTGGCAGAGATAATCTGATTGTCTCCCAGACAGGGATTGGCGGCAGCACAAAACTTGGAGCCAGGGTAACTCTGGCCGGTCAGGCTGGAATTGAAGATCATATCAGGATTGCAGACGATGTGACAGTAACCGGTAAAGCCAAAGTTAGTAAAGATATTAAGGAATCTGGTTTCTATTCCGGAATTCCTGCCAGAGAACATAGAGAATATCTAAAAGAAGCTGCTGGAATTAGGCGGATAAATAAATTAAAAAAAGAAATATCAGATATTAAAGGTGAATTGGAAGAGATCAAGAACTATTTAAAGGAGGAAGATTAA
- a CDS encoding LptF/LptG family permease, translating to MPSIKPAIIDKYIFKEMARPYIAGVMVIGIVMLSNFLYEVAELIIVQEVPVNEVLRLLLYQLPEIFVQSFPMAVLFAVMSGLGRLTRENEFSALRMGGYSLYRLAVPLIVFGVVISISTFVINEQVVPWTNHQARNIIRGSMLQDVMPEVRENVFFEGPDGRVFYVRGYDEEELILSHVVIFDQAATDDFPEVITAAEGQVMGSDWLLHNGHIHSYDSGGRLEMAAGFDQMTIELEDDMERFLARQRTPAEMSRTELRREIELFQRSGIDVTRLLVDYHMKLALPLTPLIFILIGMPLSLGNRESRALSLALTVIIIFLYYLLVSFSRSLGRNGVLDPLVAAWLPNGFFTLIGINLIIWRNKWYNFLNNVLARIF from the coding sequence ATGCCTTCAATAAAACCGGCTATCATAGATAAATATATATTTAAAGAGATGGCCCGTCCTTATATAGCCGGAGTTATGGTTATAGGTATAGTTATGCTCAGTAATTTTTTATATGAAGTTGCTGAATTGATAATAGTTCAGGAGGTTCCAGTTAATGAGGTCCTGCGGCTTTTATTATATCAGTTGCCTGAGATATTTGTGCAGTCATTTCCAATGGCTGTTTTATTTGCAGTAATGTCAGGTCTGGGACGATTGACCAGGGAGAATGAATTTTCTGCTTTAAGAATGGGGGGCTACAGTCTATACAGGCTGGCAGTTCCGTTAATTGTATTTGGTGTTGTAATAAGTATTTCTACCTTTGTAATTAATGAACAGGTTGTCCCCTGGACAAATCACCAGGCCAGAAATATTATCAGGGGTTCGATGCTTCAGGATGTAATGCCTGAGGTCAGAGAGAATGTCTTCTTTGAAGGTCCAGATGGCCGGGTCTTTTATGTTCGAGGTTATGATGAGGAAGAGTTGATTCTCTCCCATGTTGTAATCTTTGATCAGGCTGCCACAGATGATTTTCCTGAAGTGATTACTGCCGCTGAAGGCCAGGTAATGGGCTCTGATTGGCTGCTCCATAATGGCCATATTCATAGCTATGATAGTGGCGGAAGGCTTGAAATGGCAGCTGGGTTTGACCAGATGACAATAGAGCTTGAAGATGATATGGAGAGGTTTTTAGCCAGGCAGAGGACACCGGCTGAAATGAGCAGGACTGAACTTCGCCGGGAAATTGAGCTCTTTCAGCGGAGTGGAATTGATGTAACCAGATTGCTGGTGGATTACCATATGAAACTTGCATTACCGTTAACACCGCTAATTTTTATTTTAATTGGTATGCCTTTAAGCCTGGGAAATAGAGAAAGCCGGGCTCTGTCTTTAGCTTTAACAGTTATTATAATATTTTTGTATTATCTGCTGGTCTCATTTTCTAGATCGCTGGGACGAAATGGTGTATTAGACCCGTTAGTGGCAGCCTGGTTGCCAAATGGTTTTTTTACTTTAATAGGTATAAACCTTATTATCTGGCGAAATAAATGGTATAACTTCTTGAATAATGTGCTGGCTCGTATTTTTTAA
- a CDS encoding LptF/LptG family permease, with the protein MKIYLKYILKELIQPFIFGIGAFTAIFVGTDILFRLADFYSNFDVSILTTVELFLLSLPQIIVYTFPMATLLATILAYSRLNGDSEITAFRAGGFSLRKLIIPALIVGLLASFGGIAINEFVVPEANYRYSQMVYEFQHGGEERPRTQYDLFLTPLDSATNRPEFILYTRRFSADDGEMEVVNLQEYEDGRPARLIEADRAVWREDGWQFYDGQIYQLRAGDRVARMDFSEYIVRAEIESPDRIAELDRDTDEMTLWELSEYIAVMRSQGRDVFEERVFWHQKISVPFASFIFALMAAPLGMKPKRQGGSATGMGLSVIIIFIYYGLMTLGDAMGSQGAISPWLGAWLQNIVFAGVGSVLLYKTGR; encoded by the coding sequence ATGAAGATTTATTTAAAATATATTTTAAAGGAGTTAATCCAGCCCTTTATCTTTGGAATCGGGGCTTTTACAGCAATCTTTGTAGGGACTGATATTCTATTTAGACTTGCTGATTTTTATTCAAATTTCGATGTTTCTATTTTGACAACAGTGGAGTTATTTTTGTTGAGCCTGCCCCAGATTATTGTCTATACCTTTCCAATGGCGACACTCCTGGCGACGATTCTGGCTTATAGCAGGCTGAATGGTGATTCGGAGATTACGGCCTTCAGGGCTGGCGGTTTTAGTCTGAGGAAATTGATAATTCCGGCCTTGATTGTTGGACTGCTGGCCAGTTTTGGCGGGATAGCCATTAATGAATTTGTTGTTCCTGAGGCCAATTACCGGTACAGTCAGATGGTTTATGAGTTTCAGCATGGCGGTGAAGAGCGGCCCAGGACCCAGTATGATTTATTTTTAACTCCTCTGGATTCTGCGACGAACCGGCCTGAGTTTATCTTATATACCAGGCGCTTTAGTGCTGATGATGGCGAGATGGAGGTTGTTAATCTTCAGGAGTATGAAGATGGCCGGCCGGCAAGGTTGATAGAGGCTGACAGGGCTGTCTGGCGGGAAGATGGCTGGCAGTTTTATGATGGCCAGATCTATCAGCTCCGGGCAGGAGACCGGGTAGCCAGGATGGACTTTTCAGAATATATTGTCAGGGCAGAGATTGAATCACCGGACCGGATTGCTGAGCTGGACAGGGATACTGATGAGATGACTTTATGGGAATTAAGTGAATATATTGCTGTTATGAGAAGTCAGGGCCGGGATGTCTTTGAGGAGAGAGTCTTCTGGCATCAGAAGATTTCGGTGCCCTTTGCCAGTTTTATCTTTGCTTTGATGGCTGCTCCTCTTGGAATGAAACCGAAGAGGCAGGGTGGCTCGGCAACTGGAATGGGTTTGAGTGTTATTATAATATTTATTTATTATGGTTTGATGACATTAGGAGATGCTATGGGCAGCCAGGGAGCGATATCGCCCTGGTTAGGGGCCTGGTTGCAGAATATTGTTTTTGCCGGTGTCGGATCGGTTTTACTATATAAAACAGGAAGGTAG